In Nostoc piscinale CENA21, the genomic stretch TCCTGGTGGTGTGTGGCTGATTGAAATGATGGCGGGACAAGCGGGTGCGGTGCGAGAACTTTTGCAAAATCAAGGTAGCTATAGCGATATTCAAATCCATACTGATTTAGAAGGAGTTGAACGTTTTGCTTTAGCGTATGTGAGTAAAGGGAACAGAGAATAGGGAACAGGGGATAGGTGACAGATAGCGGTGAAAGGTTTTGGATAGATACACTCTTGCCTAAACCATTGATTTTTCGTCTCACTGCATCAATTTAGCCCCGACGAATGGAATTTGCGGCTATAAAAACGTAGACACGCAAGCGGTGAAGCAGCGCGGTCATGGGGGTTTCCCCCATGAGCGACTGCTGAACCCGGAGGGCTTCCCGAAGGGTAGTCCGCCTACACGGAATAACGTAAAGTCCAGCCTTTTGAGCCTGCGGAGGCAGGCTTTGTTCGTGTAGCCGCGATTTTAATCGTTCGGTGCAAGATGTGAAAATACACTCTGACAGGAGTTATGAGTGAAAATACAGAAATTACGTATTTTCATTCATAACTTCTGACATTGGTAAATATGGCTCAAGTTGCTATAGAAGATTTAATCGCAGGCGCACAGGCTGGCTGTTTAGTGAGTTTTCCGACTGATACTGTCCCAGCACTGGCGACTTTGCCAGAAAAAGCTGGTTTAATTTTTGCCGCCAAGCAGCGCAGTCAGGATAAACCTTTGATCTTGATGGCTGCTAAGGCGGAGGATTTATGGCCTTATGTCAAGGGTGGTGAACATGAATATGAAATTTGGCAACAAGTAGTAAGTAAATATTGGCCGGGGGCGTTAACTTTAGTATTGCCAGCGAGCGATCGCTTGCCCCAAGAAATGAACCC encodes the following:
- a CDS encoding L-threonylcarbamoyladenylate synthase; its protein translation is MAQVAIEDLIAGAQAGCLVSFPTDTVPALATLPEKAGLIFAAKQRSQDKPLILMAAKAEDLWPYVKGGEHEYEIWQQVVSKYWPGALTLVLPASDRLPQEMNPTDPTTVGIRVPNSAIARSILAKTGPLATTSANFSGQPPLQTMAEITMQFPDALTLETKGLIEEISGVGVPSTVAKWTGENWQILRQGSITLD